One Prunus dulcis chromosome 8, ALMONDv2, whole genome shotgun sequence DNA window includes the following coding sequences:
- the LOC117636481 gene encoding sorbitol dehydrogenase-like has product MGKGGKPDGGDGFGDASRDGVEQENMAAWLLGVNTLKIQPFKLPNLGPCDVLVRLKAVGICGSDVHHFKNMRCADFVVKEPMVIGHECAGIVEEVGSEVKHLVPGDRVAVEPGINCKRCELCKRGRYNLCSEMKFFGSPPTHGCLANQVVHPGDLCFKLPDNVSLEEGAMCEPLSVGVHACRRANVCPETNVLVMGAGPIGLVTLLAARAFEASRIVVADVNDHRLSVAKALGAHEIVKVSTNIEEVAEEVAKIKEAMGTRVDVSFDCAGFNKTMATALSATGSGGKVCLVGMGQRELTLPLTSATAREVDVIGIFRYKNTWPLCLELLRSGKVDVKPLITHRFGFSQKEVEKAFETSAGGANAIKVMFNL; this is encoded by the exons ATGGGTAAGGGAGGAAAGCCTGATGGAGGTGATGGCTTTGGAGATGCAAGCAGGGATGGTGTTGAACAAGAGAACATGGCTGCTTGGCTTCTTGGTGTTAACACCCTCAAAATCCAACCTTTCAAGCTCCCTAATCTCG GACCCTGTGATGTTTTAGTTCGACTCAAGGCTGTTGGCATATGCGGCAGTGATGTTCACCACTTCAAG AACATGAGATGTGCAGATTTTGTGGTGAAAGAGCCAATGGTAATTGGGCATGAGTGTGCTGGGATCGTAGAGGAAGTTGGGAGTGAGGTGAAGCATCTGGTGCCTGGTGACCGTGTGGCAGTAGAGCCCGGCATCAATTGCAAGCGATGTGAGCTATGCAAACGAGGTCGATATAATCTATGCTCCGAGATGAAGTTTTTCGGGTCCCCTCCAACTCATGGTTGCCTGGCAAATCAG gTTGTCCATCCTGGAGACCTTTGTTTTAAACTGCCAGACAATGTGAGCTTGGAGGAAGGGGCAATGTGTGAGCCCTTAAGTGTTGGTGTTCATGCTTGTCGTCGGGCTAATGTCTGTCCAGAAACAAATGTTTTGGTCATGGGAGCAGGACCTATCGGACTTGTTACATTGTTGGCTGCTCGTGCCTTTGAAGCATCTAGAATTGTCGTGGCGGATGTGAATGACCACCGTTTATCTGTTGCAAAGGCTCTTGGTGCACATGAGATCGTCAAAGTTTCCACAAATATCGAG GAGGTTGCGGAAGAAGTGGCTAAGATAAAAGAAGCTATGGGAACTCGAGTGGATGTAAGCTTTGATTGTGCAGGGTTTAATAAAACCATGGCGACAGCTCTGAGTGCTACTGGTTCCGGTGGCAAAGTTTGCCTTGTGGGAATGGGCCAGAGAGAGTTGACTCTCCCACTCACTTCAGCTACTGCCAG AGAGGTCGATGTGATTGGAATTTTCCGATACAAGAACACATGGCCCTTGTGCCTCGAATTGTTGAGAAGTGGTAAGGTCGATGTGAAGCCCCTGATAACACATCGTTTTGGATTCTCTCAAAAGGAAGTGGAAAAAGCATTTGAAACCAGTGCTGGTGGAGCCAATGCCATTAAGGTCATGTTTAATCTGTAA